In Eublepharis macularius isolate TG4126 chromosome 4, MPM_Emac_v1.0, whole genome shotgun sequence, the following are encoded in one genomic region:
- the VPS52 gene encoding vacuolar protein sorting-associated protein 52 homolog isoform X1, with translation MATVVGREQERRRQQQQLDMEEEEVAAGGAGHGEETLQLNLGDLDLTSEEFILDEVDIHIQANLEDALVQEALKTGVDLRHYSKQVELELQQIENASIKDYIKESKNIASLHTQITACDAVLERMEAMLSSFQSDLSSISCEIQTLQEQSVAMNIRLRNRQAVRGRLSQLVDELVVPNVMISTILETPVTEQGFLEQLHELNNKINAVKEQAFRETMACADVADILEKLKAKAVAKIREFILQKIYSFRKPMTNYQIPQNALLKYRFFYQFLLGHERSVAKEVRDEYLETMSKIYLSYFKSYTTRLMKVQYEEVAEKDDLMGVEDTAKKGFFSKPSLRNRNTIFTLGNRGSVIGGAELEGPILVPHTAQKSDVRYPFESLFRSQHYALLDNSCREYLFLCDFFLVTGGPALDLFNAVMGRTLAMFLKHMDAYVSDCYDSIAVFLCIHIVLRFKAIMAKRNVPAIDKYWDSLLEMLWPRFEHVLELNIQSIQNTDPQKLGFLDTRPHYITRRYAEFSSAIVSINQTFPHGRTLTLLGQLQAEVENFVLRVAAEFSSRKEQLVFLINNYDMMLGVLMERAVEESKEVEGFQQLLNARTQEFIEELLAPGFGGMIAFVKEAEALAERGQLERLRGEEARVTQLVRGFAGTWKAAVEALSQDVMRSFTNFKNGTTIIQGALTQLIQYYHRFHKVMALAPLKALPVRSELINIHHLMVEVKKHKPNF, from the exons ATGGCCACCGTCGTGGGCCGCGAGCAGGaacggcggcggcagcagcagcagctcgaCATGGAGGAAGAAGAGGTAGCGGCAGGAGGAGCG GGCCACGGTGAGGAGACGCTGCAGTTGAACTTGGGGGATCTGGACTTGACCTCCGAGGAGTTCATCTTGGATGAAGTGGACA TTCACATCCAGGCCAACCTGGAGGATGCCCTGGtgcaggaggccttgaagacg GGCGTAGATCTGAGGCACTATTCCAAGCAGGTGGAGCTGGAGCTGCAGCAGATTGAGAATGCCTCGATCAAGGACT ACATCAAGGAGAGTAAGAATATTGCATCTCTGCACACCCAGATCACGGCCTGCGACGCGGTCCTGGAG CGCATGGAGGCCATGCTGAGCTCCTTCCAGTCAGACCTGAGCAGCATCAGCTGCGAGATCCAGACGCTGCAGGAGCAGTCGGTGGCCATGAACATCCGGCTGCGCAACCGCCAGGCCGTCCGCGGGCGCCTCTCCCAGCTGGTGGATGAGCTGGTGGTGCCCAACGTCATGATCAG CACCATCCTGGAGACCCCCGTGACGGAGCAGGGCTTCCTGGAGCAGCTGCACGAGCTGAACAACAAGATCAACGCGGTGAAGGAGCAGGCCTTCCGCGAGACCATGGCGTGCGCCGACGTGGCCGACATCCTGGAGAAGCTCAAGGCCAAG GCGGTGGCCAAGATCCGGGAATTCATCCTGCAAAAAATCTACTCATTCCGCAAGCCGATGACCAACTACCAGATCCCCCAGAATGCCCTGCTCAAGTACAG GTTTTTCTACCAGTTTCTGCTGGGACACGAACGGTCGGTGGCCAAGGAGGTGCGGGACGAGTACCTGGAGACCATGAGCAAGATCTACCTCAGCTACTTCAAGTCCTACACCACCCGCCTGATGAAGGTGCAG TACGAGGAAGTGGCTGAGAAGGACGATCTCATGGGGGTGGAAGACACAGCCAAGAAAG GCTTCTTCTCGAAGCCGTCGCTCCGGAACCGCAACACCATCTTCACCCTGGGGAACCGCGGGAGTGTCATCGGGGGAGCCGAGTTGGAGGGGCCCATTCTCGTCCCCCACACTGCCCAGAAGAGCGACGTCCGA TACCCCTTCGAGTCGCTGTTCCGGAGCCAGCATTACGCCCTGCTGGACAACAGCTGCCGGGAGTACCTCTTCCTCTGCGACTTCTTCCTGGTGACGGGCGGCCCCGCCTTGGACCTCTTCAACGCTGTCATGGGCAGGACCCTGGCCATGTTCCTC AAGCACATGGACGCCTACGTGAGCGACTGCTACGACAGCATCGCCGTCTTCCTCTGCATCCACATCGTCCTGCGCTTCAAGGCCATCATGGCCAAGCGCAACGTCCCGGCCATCGACAA GTATTGGGACTCCCTGCTGGAAATGCTGTGGCCGCGTTTCGAGCACGTCCTGGAGCTGAATATCCAGAGCATCCAGAACACGGACCCCCAGAAGCTGGGCTTCCTGGACACGCGGCCTCACTAT atcaCCCGCCGGTACGCAGAGTTCTCCTCCGCCATTGTCAGCATCAACCAGACTTTCCCCCACGGCCGGACTTTGACGCTGCTGGGGCAGCTCCAG gcCGAGGTGGAGAACTTCGTCCTGCGGGTGGCAGCCGAGTTCTCCTCCCGCAAAGAGCAGCTCGTCTTCCTGATCAACAACTACGACATGATGCTGGGGGTCCTCATG GAGCGAGCGGTGGAGGAGAGCAAAGAGGTGGAGGGCTTCCAGCAGCTGCTCAACGCCCGGACCCAG gaaTTCATCGAGGAGCTCTTGGCCCCCGGCTTTGGGGGGATGATTGCCTTTGTGAAGGAGGCCGAAGCGCTGGCGGAGCGGGGCCAGCTGGAGCGGCTGCGGGGGGAGGAAG CGCGGGTGACACAGCTGGTGCGAGGCTTCGCCGGGACGTGGAAGGCGGCCGTGGAGGCCCTCAGCCAGGACGTGATGCGCTCCTTCACCAACTTCAAGAACGGCACCACCATCATCCAG GGGGCGCTGACGCAGCTGATCCAGTACTACCACCGTTTCCACAAGGTCATGGCGTTGGCCCCGCTCAAGGCCCTGCCCGTCCGCTCCGAGCTCATCAACATCCACCATCTCATGGTCGAGGTGAAGAAGCACAAGCCCAATTTCTga
- the VPS52 gene encoding vacuolar protein sorting-associated protein 52 homolog isoform X2: MATVVGREQERRRQQQQLDMEEEEGHGEETLQLNLGDLDLTSEEFILDEVDIHIQANLEDALVQEALKTGVDLRHYSKQVELELQQIENASIKDYIKESKNIASLHTQITACDAVLERMEAMLSSFQSDLSSISCEIQTLQEQSVAMNIRLRNRQAVRGRLSQLVDELVVPNVMISTILETPVTEQGFLEQLHELNNKINAVKEQAFRETMACADVADILEKLKAKAVAKIREFILQKIYSFRKPMTNYQIPQNALLKYRFFYQFLLGHERSVAKEVRDEYLETMSKIYLSYFKSYTTRLMKVQYEEVAEKDDLMGVEDTAKKGFFSKPSLRNRNTIFTLGNRGSVIGGAELEGPILVPHTAQKSDVRYPFESLFRSQHYALLDNSCREYLFLCDFFLVTGGPALDLFNAVMGRTLAMFLKHMDAYVSDCYDSIAVFLCIHIVLRFKAIMAKRNVPAIDKYWDSLLEMLWPRFEHVLELNIQSIQNTDPQKLGFLDTRPHYITRRYAEFSSAIVSINQTFPHGRTLTLLGQLQAEVENFVLRVAAEFSSRKEQLVFLINNYDMMLGVLMERAVEESKEVEGFQQLLNARTQEFIEELLAPGFGGMIAFVKEAEALAERGQLERLRGEEARVTQLVRGFAGTWKAAVEALSQDVMRSFTNFKNGTTIIQGALTQLIQYYHRFHKVMALAPLKALPVRSELINIHHLMVEVKKHKPNF; the protein is encoded by the exons ATGGCCACCGTCGTGGGCCGCGAGCAGGaacggcggcggcagcagcagcagctcgaCATGGAGGAAGAAGAG GGCCACGGTGAGGAGACGCTGCAGTTGAACTTGGGGGATCTGGACTTGACCTCCGAGGAGTTCATCTTGGATGAAGTGGACA TTCACATCCAGGCCAACCTGGAGGATGCCCTGGtgcaggaggccttgaagacg GGCGTAGATCTGAGGCACTATTCCAAGCAGGTGGAGCTGGAGCTGCAGCAGATTGAGAATGCCTCGATCAAGGACT ACATCAAGGAGAGTAAGAATATTGCATCTCTGCACACCCAGATCACGGCCTGCGACGCGGTCCTGGAG CGCATGGAGGCCATGCTGAGCTCCTTCCAGTCAGACCTGAGCAGCATCAGCTGCGAGATCCAGACGCTGCAGGAGCAGTCGGTGGCCATGAACATCCGGCTGCGCAACCGCCAGGCCGTCCGCGGGCGCCTCTCCCAGCTGGTGGATGAGCTGGTGGTGCCCAACGTCATGATCAG CACCATCCTGGAGACCCCCGTGACGGAGCAGGGCTTCCTGGAGCAGCTGCACGAGCTGAACAACAAGATCAACGCGGTGAAGGAGCAGGCCTTCCGCGAGACCATGGCGTGCGCCGACGTGGCCGACATCCTGGAGAAGCTCAAGGCCAAG GCGGTGGCCAAGATCCGGGAATTCATCCTGCAAAAAATCTACTCATTCCGCAAGCCGATGACCAACTACCAGATCCCCCAGAATGCCCTGCTCAAGTACAG GTTTTTCTACCAGTTTCTGCTGGGACACGAACGGTCGGTGGCCAAGGAGGTGCGGGACGAGTACCTGGAGACCATGAGCAAGATCTACCTCAGCTACTTCAAGTCCTACACCACCCGCCTGATGAAGGTGCAG TACGAGGAAGTGGCTGAGAAGGACGATCTCATGGGGGTGGAAGACACAGCCAAGAAAG GCTTCTTCTCGAAGCCGTCGCTCCGGAACCGCAACACCATCTTCACCCTGGGGAACCGCGGGAGTGTCATCGGGGGAGCCGAGTTGGAGGGGCCCATTCTCGTCCCCCACACTGCCCAGAAGAGCGACGTCCGA TACCCCTTCGAGTCGCTGTTCCGGAGCCAGCATTACGCCCTGCTGGACAACAGCTGCCGGGAGTACCTCTTCCTCTGCGACTTCTTCCTGGTGACGGGCGGCCCCGCCTTGGACCTCTTCAACGCTGTCATGGGCAGGACCCTGGCCATGTTCCTC AAGCACATGGACGCCTACGTGAGCGACTGCTACGACAGCATCGCCGTCTTCCTCTGCATCCACATCGTCCTGCGCTTCAAGGCCATCATGGCCAAGCGCAACGTCCCGGCCATCGACAA GTATTGGGACTCCCTGCTGGAAATGCTGTGGCCGCGTTTCGAGCACGTCCTGGAGCTGAATATCCAGAGCATCCAGAACACGGACCCCCAGAAGCTGGGCTTCCTGGACACGCGGCCTCACTAT atcaCCCGCCGGTACGCAGAGTTCTCCTCCGCCATTGTCAGCATCAACCAGACTTTCCCCCACGGCCGGACTTTGACGCTGCTGGGGCAGCTCCAG gcCGAGGTGGAGAACTTCGTCCTGCGGGTGGCAGCCGAGTTCTCCTCCCGCAAAGAGCAGCTCGTCTTCCTGATCAACAACTACGACATGATGCTGGGGGTCCTCATG GAGCGAGCGGTGGAGGAGAGCAAAGAGGTGGAGGGCTTCCAGCAGCTGCTCAACGCCCGGACCCAG gaaTTCATCGAGGAGCTCTTGGCCCCCGGCTTTGGGGGGATGATTGCCTTTGTGAAGGAGGCCGAAGCGCTGGCGGAGCGGGGCCAGCTGGAGCGGCTGCGGGGGGAGGAAG CGCGGGTGACACAGCTGGTGCGAGGCTTCGCCGGGACGTGGAAGGCGGCCGTGGAGGCCCTCAGCCAGGACGTGATGCGCTCCTTCACCAACTTCAAGAACGGCACCACCATCATCCAG GGGGCGCTGACGCAGCTGATCCAGTACTACCACCGTTTCCACAAGGTCATGGCGTTGGCCCCGCTCAAGGCCCTGCCCGTCCGCTCCGAGCTCATCAACATCCACCATCTCATGGTCGAGGTGAAGAAGCACAAGCCCAATTTCTga
- the VPS52 gene encoding vacuolar protein sorting-associated protein 52 homolog isoform X3 — protein MEAMLSSFQSDLSSISCEIQTLQEQSVAMNIRLRNRQAVRGRLSQLVDELVVPNVMISTILETPVTEQGFLEQLHELNNKINAVKEQAFRETMACADVADILEKLKAKAVAKIREFILQKIYSFRKPMTNYQIPQNALLKYRFFYQFLLGHERSVAKEVRDEYLETMSKIYLSYFKSYTTRLMKVQYEEVAEKDDLMGVEDTAKKGFFSKPSLRNRNTIFTLGNRGSVIGGAELEGPILVPHTAQKSDVRYPFESLFRSQHYALLDNSCREYLFLCDFFLVTGGPALDLFNAVMGRTLAMFLKHMDAYVSDCYDSIAVFLCIHIVLRFKAIMAKRNVPAIDKYWDSLLEMLWPRFEHVLELNIQSIQNTDPQKLGFLDTRPHYITRRYAEFSSAIVSINQTFPHGRTLTLLGQLQAEVENFVLRVAAEFSSRKEQLVFLINNYDMMLGVLMERAVEESKEVEGFQQLLNARTQEFIEELLAPGFGGMIAFVKEAEALAERGQLERLRGEEARVTQLVRGFAGTWKAAVEALSQDVMRSFTNFKNGTTIIQGALTQLIQYYHRFHKVMALAPLKALPVRSELINIHHLMVEVKKHKPNF, from the exons ATGGAGGCCATGCTGAGCTCCTTCCAGTCAGACCTGAGCAGCATCAGCTGCGAGATCCAGACGCTGCAGGAGCAGTCGGTGGCCATGAACATCCGGCTGCGCAACCGCCAGGCCGTCCGCGGGCGCCTCTCCCAGCTGGTGGATGAGCTGGTGGTGCCCAACGTCATGATCAG CACCATCCTGGAGACCCCCGTGACGGAGCAGGGCTTCCTGGAGCAGCTGCACGAGCTGAACAACAAGATCAACGCGGTGAAGGAGCAGGCCTTCCGCGAGACCATGGCGTGCGCCGACGTGGCCGACATCCTGGAGAAGCTCAAGGCCAAG GCGGTGGCCAAGATCCGGGAATTCATCCTGCAAAAAATCTACTCATTCCGCAAGCCGATGACCAACTACCAGATCCCCCAGAATGCCCTGCTCAAGTACAG GTTTTTCTACCAGTTTCTGCTGGGACACGAACGGTCGGTGGCCAAGGAGGTGCGGGACGAGTACCTGGAGACCATGAGCAAGATCTACCTCAGCTACTTCAAGTCCTACACCACCCGCCTGATGAAGGTGCAG TACGAGGAAGTGGCTGAGAAGGACGATCTCATGGGGGTGGAAGACACAGCCAAGAAAG GCTTCTTCTCGAAGCCGTCGCTCCGGAACCGCAACACCATCTTCACCCTGGGGAACCGCGGGAGTGTCATCGGGGGAGCCGAGTTGGAGGGGCCCATTCTCGTCCCCCACACTGCCCAGAAGAGCGACGTCCGA TACCCCTTCGAGTCGCTGTTCCGGAGCCAGCATTACGCCCTGCTGGACAACAGCTGCCGGGAGTACCTCTTCCTCTGCGACTTCTTCCTGGTGACGGGCGGCCCCGCCTTGGACCTCTTCAACGCTGTCATGGGCAGGACCCTGGCCATGTTCCTC AAGCACATGGACGCCTACGTGAGCGACTGCTACGACAGCATCGCCGTCTTCCTCTGCATCCACATCGTCCTGCGCTTCAAGGCCATCATGGCCAAGCGCAACGTCCCGGCCATCGACAA GTATTGGGACTCCCTGCTGGAAATGCTGTGGCCGCGTTTCGAGCACGTCCTGGAGCTGAATATCCAGAGCATCCAGAACACGGACCCCCAGAAGCTGGGCTTCCTGGACACGCGGCCTCACTAT atcaCCCGCCGGTACGCAGAGTTCTCCTCCGCCATTGTCAGCATCAACCAGACTTTCCCCCACGGCCGGACTTTGACGCTGCTGGGGCAGCTCCAG gcCGAGGTGGAGAACTTCGTCCTGCGGGTGGCAGCCGAGTTCTCCTCCCGCAAAGAGCAGCTCGTCTTCCTGATCAACAACTACGACATGATGCTGGGGGTCCTCATG GAGCGAGCGGTGGAGGAGAGCAAAGAGGTGGAGGGCTTCCAGCAGCTGCTCAACGCCCGGACCCAG gaaTTCATCGAGGAGCTCTTGGCCCCCGGCTTTGGGGGGATGATTGCCTTTGTGAAGGAGGCCGAAGCGCTGGCGGAGCGGGGCCAGCTGGAGCGGCTGCGGGGGGAGGAAG CGCGGGTGACACAGCTGGTGCGAGGCTTCGCCGGGACGTGGAAGGCGGCCGTGGAGGCCCTCAGCCAGGACGTGATGCGCTCCTTCACCAACTTCAAGAACGGCACCACCATCATCCAG GGGGCGCTGACGCAGCTGATCCAGTACTACCACCGTTTCCACAAGGTCATGGCGTTGGCCCCGCTCAAGGCCCTGCCCGTCCGCTCCGAGCTCATCAACATCCACCATCTCATGGTCGAGGTGAAGAAGCACAAGCCCAATTTCTga
- the RPS18 gene encoding 40S ribosomal protein S18: MTARSPGISVSSRTSGESPKGTSDLKAENQDRAENITAIRIPEVVLQPEKACLGGCKFFHRDALSPEVDFTEGEGRITGIRRRATSFSGEPQQERGGAAAAMSLVIPEKFQHILRVLNTNIDGRRKIAFAITAIKGVGRRYAHVVLRKADIDLTKRAGELTEDEVERVITIMQNPRQYKIPDWFLNRQKDVKDGKYSQVLANGLDNKLREDLERLKKIRAHRGLRHFWGLRVRGQHTKTTGRRGRTVGVSKKK; this comes from the exons ATGACGGCTCGGTCGCCGGGTATTTCCGTCTCTTCGAGGACATCCGGGGAGTCCCCAAAAGGAACTTCCGATCTTAAGGCCGAAAACCAG GACAGGGCAGAGAACATAACGGCAATACGTATACCGGAAGTAGTCCTCCAACCGGAAAAGGCGTGCCTGGGAGGGTGCAAGTTCTTCCATAGAGACGCTCTTTCGCCGGAAGTTGACTTTACGGAGGGGGAGGGACGTATAACGGGAATCCGGCGCCGGGCGACTTCCTTTTCCGGCGAGCCGCAGCAGGAGCGAGGAGGCGCAGCCGCAGCCATG TCTCTAGTGATCCCAGAGAAGTTCCAGCACATCCTCCGAGTCCTCAACACCAACATCGATGGGCGGCGGAAGATCGCCTTTGCCATCACCGCCATCAAG GGGGTGGGCAGGCGTTACGCCCATGTGGTGCTGAGGAAGGCAGACATCGACTTGACCAAGAGAGCTGGGGAGCTCACTGAGGACGAG gtggAGCGCGTCATCACCATAATGCAGAACCCCCGGCAGTACAAGATCCCCGACTGGTTCCTCAACAGGCAGAAGGACGTCAAGGACGGAAAGTACAGCCAG GTCTTGGCCAACGGGCTGGACAACAAACTGCGCGAGGACTTGGAGCGCCTGAAGAAGATCCGGGCCCATCGAGGCCTGCGTCACTTCTGGGG CCTGCGGGTCCGGGGTCAGCACACCAAAACCACCGGCCGCCGTGGCAGAACCGTCGGGGTCTCCAAGAAGAAGTAA